Part of the Nicotiana sylvestris chromosome 5, ASM39365v2, whole genome shotgun sequence genome is shown below.
aaaaaatagatattcaatacatcctcattcgtagtattgaattgaatgtcttttattagcattagtattgatttgattttggtttgggcttttgttagcattatttaatttactaatattaatggctataaacttattggaacattcaaaagttctaagtccaactttgaaataataccttaaaagataaaattatgaaatttttaagaaatatttataaattacatcacagaaagtatatttatatattaaatatatctaaaaaatttatatatgtaatgtcgggttggtttggtttcggtttgactttctttatttaaaaccaaaccaaattaattATGGCCGAGTTTTTTTTCcaataccaaatcaaatcaaaccaaaccatagtcggattttttttctctgtttgactcggattatcgagttggtgcggtttgtcggtttcctttgtacacccctatgtATAACAATTTGAAATTATTTCAAACTATGTCTTTTTTAGTCACAGTTTTGCTATATCCGCCAGGCTATTAGAGCTATTTTTTGTTGTTGATAAATATCCAAATTAATGCATTTGTCCAACATCTTTATTCTTACTATAGTTTGTATTTTGTATCACAtaaattccttttttttaaacTACTGAACAACCCTGAAGTTTTAAAAGTTAAAATAGTATAATATAATTAAACTGGTTAAGGATTATAAACTAAGTTGTGTTGTTTGGGTTAGGTAGGTTATCTTTGAAAGTTTCTTTTTAAAAAGATAATGCAAAATTTGGATTAGTTTCTTACAAAACCTAAATATTATTGAAAAATCTTTTGCTCAAAGCAAACATATATTATTAATTTCGTTATATACACATGTTGAAGCAATCAATTAACTGAACTATGTCGTAATTCTCCTTAGAGTAACATACTTGAATAAATGACCAACAAAGGTTGAGGTGGAGTGGTAAGTACTCCTTCATTCTTAACCAGAGATTTCAGGTTCGATCCCTGGGTATGGAGTCACCTTTGTTAGGGAGTACTTTATCCCCAATGGGATTTTCCGGTGGGAATTCGGATTTAGTCGGGACCCAATATGGACACCGAACATCGGGtgggaaataaaaaaaacatacttGAATAAATAAATGAAGAATTAacataaataaatattaaatCCTTGTTTACATTCTATTTGGAGAAATCGACAAAGTCAAAGTCTGCATAGCGGGGAAAACCAAGTCAAGTCTTCATAGAAAGAATTACTAAAAAGGAAATCCAACCATTTGCTATTTGTAAGTAGTGGATTTTAGTCTAAGTTAAAGGGAATCCAACAATTTGCTATTTTATAAAGTCAAGAAAGACTGCAGCCAAATCGAGAAAATATATAGGTTAACCCTAATTCCTAGATTCCTATTACGTACTATTCAGAACTCAGTTAAAATTTGCAACGACGTAGAAGTTTCGGCATTAGTTTCTTttgtgttttgttaatttttgcTTTTCATGAATCATAAGTCAGAAGTATTGACAATTAATGTGAATTTATGCGGTTTACAATGATTTTTTAACTTATATACGCTGACGGTTtgaatatttttatattatttatcaAAATTAATTACTTGTAACTGTTCAATGTCCATAGTAGATGAAATTAATAACATGATAAGATAAATGCCTGTGGAATTTAGGCAAGCTATAGATTGAATTCAACAATATGATGGCATTATTACTTTCTTTTATCGTTGAATTGCTTATTTGGGAGAGAAAGATTCATTGAAGAACGAGGATATGCCTAAGGAATTGGGGACCCTCCCCCACTTAGCACTAACATACATACATTTTGACGTCGATTTagaaattaatatttattgcaactaacaacaacaacaacccagtaaaattctATTATtggggatctggggagggtagtgtgtacgcagaccttacccataccccgaaggagtagagaagTTATTTCCGAAAGACactcggctcaagaaaacaaaaagacaaaaatgAGACAATATCAGTATTAGCAAAGAAATCATATGAAAAACATGAACAAAATAAAATttagaagaaagatgcaaagcaaaaaCGATAGCTAGTAAATAGTTCATGCGCTGAAAAGtgaaatagtaagacacaacattgcCACTAACTATCATAGACAAAAACCTACTAGACTAGTCTCGCAATGGTACAAAGTAAGGAAAGACTCAAACTACCTCCtcacctacaaccctaatactcgacctccacatctcCCTATCCAATGTCATgccctcggaaatctgaagcctcgccatatcctgcctgatcacctctccccaatacttcttaggtcgccctctacctcttctcgtgccctccacaaccaaCTGCTCACTTCTCCTTACCGgcgcatctgggcttctcctctgaacatgcccgaaccatatgagtctcgcttcccgcatcttgtcatcaatgagagCCAcctgcaccttctcccgaatatcatcattcctaatcttatccattctAGTGTGctcgcacatccatctcaacatcctcatttccgctactttcatcttctggatatgtgagttctttacaggccaacactcagccccatacatcatggccggtctaacaaccgctttataaaacttacctttgagtaacGGCGACACTCTCTTATCACACAAGAcgccagatgctaacctccacatTATCCATCCTACACCAATACGATGTGtaacatcctcatcgatctcccCTTCCCCCtagataaccgacccaaggtacttgaagctgcctctacttgggatgacctgtgattcaagcctcacatccacgtcCACTTCTCCCCGCTCAGatctgaacttacactccaagtattccgtcttcgtcctgctcagcttaaaacctttagactcaagagcatgtctccaagaCTCCAGCCTATCGTTAACACCGGATCgcgactcatcaatcagaactatgtcatcagcgaataacatgcaccatggcacctccctttGCATATGGTGTATTAACGCGTCCAGCACCAGGGCGAACAAAAACGGACTGAGGGCAGAACCTTGGTGTAATCCCATTTCCACTAGAAAACAATCAGAATCGCCTTTTACTGTCCTAACTCGAGCATTTGCCCCaacatacatgtccttaatcgccataATGTAAGGGACCGACAAACCTtttgcctccaagcatctccagagaacttctctaggaaccttgtcatacgctttctctatgtcaataaacaccatgtgcagatccttctttctctctctgttCAGTTTCACCAACCGCCGAACAAGGTGTATAGCTTCCGTGGTTGaacgacccggcatgaacccgaactggttatcAGATACAGGCACTATCATCCTCACCCTCGCTTCAACCATCCTCTCCcatactttcatggtatgactcagtaatttgatgcccctataattgttacaactctggatatcacctttgtttttATACATTATTGCAACTAACACTAGATCAATAATATATATTAACTAGTTAATGGAGTATTTTTAATGTATATAATTGGCTGGTAGATTATTCTCATTATCACTATTAATTTCCAAATTTTCCACAATGTATATGATTGTCTGGTTGATTTTTCTCATTATTACTATTAATTTCCATATATTCCAATATCAATTCAAAAAGAAGCTTGATTCCTCAACTGATTTTTGTATTAATTTGCCATTTTTCTTCCAAATTCTAGCACTTTACCATTACATTATTATTGGATATAAAGGGCAAAAAACAGCTAAAAGAAAACTACTCTGGCGCATGAAATGACGCAGACAAATTGTCATTACGATTTTCTAAATTTTTTGGATTCAATCTATTTTTTTAGGGGATGTTTCTCTAAGTTTTTTGAAATATTACTCAAGTTTGATAATATATAACTTATTGAAGGGCTAGTTACTCTTAGACATTTTTGAATTACGATTTATTGAAACagttttttaattataaaatcatTTATATATGGTAGTTTTTATAGTTTCAAAGTATGTAGTTTTTAATCCCCAAAATAATGTGAAATCAATGTTCGAATTGAATCATATCAATAGGTTCTTTGACCATTGTACACGCAAAATAGTTGCCTATTTCATGATTCTGCCTAGGCCCCTATGGTATTTGactcaaaattgaagaagaaatgaaAATCTAAATATATCTTCCTGTTTGGATTGTGAAATAAGAGCTAAAGAGAAATAGAGTTGAGAAAAACATGGAGTACTATGTTTTTTTTTATCGCACCAAATATCTCACGAGTAAACCCATTTTATTCAACTTCACACTAAAAATCCAAAATAAGAAATGAACCACACCAAAAGTGGTAGTAGAGGAGGCGGAATATAATCAAGATTTGAATCTTATGAATTCTGGTTAAATCTTTTAAGTAACtgaattctaaattaataatttgtttatattcaatgaattttCTTAGACAAGTACATTGTTTGAGTCAGAGCTACTAGGTTTGGCTGAACCCGTAACTTCTACTCTCCCTCCGCTCCTATATGGTAGGATGTATCATGTATAAGATCCATCCATCCTTAATCAGAGGTCACGTGTttgagttttgaaaaaaaaaatccaagtttggaatGCTTTCTCCTTTAATGAGCCTCAAACTATGCGAATTCGAATTAATTGGAACACAAAAAGACGGACAgaaaccaaaacaaaacaaaaaagaaatgataaccatatatatatatttttgtcatTTCCTTCATTTCCCTCTCTTTATGTTCCTGTTCGGCTGTTTCTTTCTTTCACTTTCGAAACTAAGTTTAGGCTCATGCTGAGGCAAATTAAGAAAATCAAACGTAAGAGTAAAACAAATAACTCATGCTTGCAAATTAGAAAGTCAAATATTAACAAATCCCTCATCTATTATAGGAGCAGTATTATATATAGTAACTATATATCGTAGAATTTCTGCTATCATTCTTAAGGTCAAATTCACATGTAATCAATTAAGTCATTTCAAATGAAAATATCATGCAAACGAAAAGTAAAGAGTGCTTATACATGTTCACAAGAAAAACCAAATATCCTGATGAAAATCATTCACAAAATATAACAATAGCGGCAGGTATCATATATTCTACTGCTTGAAAAAATAACAAACGATTTTATTGTGGCTATAAAATTTAGTGCTAAGTGTTGATTTCCAATGACAATTCTCTATTTTTAGAGTAGAAATTTGGGTATATGATAATACGGGTACCAAATTTGAAAAACATAAGAATGTTTGGtatgaagaaaatatttttcgaaaaatatttttcgattttttcatatttggttgacataaatgttttggaaaatattttccttatgaactcattttcctctaattggaggaaaatattttctttatcaagaaaagggaaaacatttttcaaaactcctcctcaaatctcaaccttccccaccctcaccaacccaccccaccccttctctccaaaaaggttttttttttttttcaaatttcagtttttccgttaACACCCACCCTACTACCCTTCAACCACAcacaccccacccccacccccctctcgcaaaaaaaatatttttttaactaAATTATGTTTTTGcaaatttcaaatttctgtttttttatttttctgcaccacccaccacccaccccaacccccacaaaaaaaaagtaattactttttttttataatttaaatttctttttgtttgaaagtttatagtttcatgtttattatatctaaattaattATGAACCccaggaaaaaaatattttttaaatagttttttcagttttaattgttttatttaacggtttaaaggttcaaaattttacaagttccaaaattatgagttcggaggtttatgtgtttggaagtttacgggtttagaaacgGGTTCGAAATTTCAcggttttgaaagtttagcggttcgaaagtttatgaaatttgtcggttcggaaggttgttggtttgaaagtttatggcttcatgtttattatacctaaattatttatgaatactcttgagaagtcattttcctcaatttgcgtaccaaacgctgaaaaatgaataaaattactacttattttcaagaaaaatatttttttggaaaacattttccaagaaaaatattttccgttataccaagcACACGCTAGATCACAAAACTCTAAACAATAACATTGTCACGTATCAAATAATCCAATCACAAGAGCAAAACCTACTAATTAAATAGTCATGAGCTATTTCTTTAAGTTGAAGTTAGCTAGATTGATCTATGACAATACGGGTACCTAAAATTATAAAACGGAAATGAGCCAAAATTATCCTTTTACTACACAAAATAGAATAATGAAGTCTTCGCGTTTAAAGTTGGTAGCAGATATACCCTTACCGATGGTCATCCATACCCTTCTCGACTAATGGATTGATTTTTCATCATTTCTTaattccagaaattatttttccccttttaaaaaatttatgTGGCTTTTAAAAATACCACTCCCATTCTTTTTTCCTGCCCCCATCACTCCTGCACCCACATTTTTTGCAATAACCTGAATCCATATGGCTTCAAGATTTGGGTCTaacttctcaaaaaaaaaaaaaaacctccaTGCACTTCCAAAATTCTTTACCATCTTCGATTCTCTACCTTTCTCCTTGGCACGTCGACTGACATGGGCTCGATGCCGCCTCGGTACCTTAGCATCGTCTCCGTGACCCAAGTATCTCATGGCTCAAAATCTATTGAAGATGCTGCGCACAATCGTAATAGGAATTCTCGTATTGATTTAGAAAGAAGAGAAGCTGTTGGTTTAGTCAAAGAAGAAATAGAAGGTAAAAAGACAGTACAAAGATATTCATGTTTGAACACAATCAGCTAAACCCAAATTGATATTTGGTTTGTGAAATTTCAAACCTTGCCCTTGAAGGAGACCAAGCCACGTGGTTCACAATTAGGCCATTTAAAATGGCAATGTAAAGCAACAAATACATCCGAGGGAACTTTCTAGACTATGCCagttgtttattttattttcttatgttGTACAAATAGTAAGACAAAATCTATTATAGATACACATATTGTGTAGTGCCATGTATAGACATAGTACCTAGgggtaggggtgtgcattcgatttatcgattcgattttgacccttatcgataattacttatcgattatcgatttgtacatatgcatatcgttatcgtttcaataaggtttcgattttttcgatttcgatttatcgatttttggggcttatcgattcggttatcgattacaccaataagaaaatttacgggattccacggaaagtatatcgctGCAAACacacctaactaatatggacaaaaggaagctaaaataagaagagcaccgtttataacataaaaattgtgtcaacaagcacatgcaacgaaactaaagtaagggatcaaatgtatgtcaccaacactccaacggtataaacaaataaaaaatcaaaatacattatcacggctaattctgttttccattaatttgaagtccattcccttgagctttaaatatgatcattccttaaatgtggtagaggaaataatagggttagaaacttagggtaaaggaaagggtattatagaataagggtaaaaaaaataaaataaaattaaaaaaaaattaaaaacaattTACTGTAGCTTATCGGTTTATCAATAAACCGAtaatcgaagaggacaaaatcgaaatcgaaatcgataaggaaaattttgaaatcgaaatcgaaatcgataaaccgaaaaatcgaaatcgataaaccaataacaaataatcgattcgatttatcgataaaccgaaaaatcgaaatcgataaaccaataacaaataatcgattcgatttatcgataaaccgattcgaatgcacactCCTAATAACGGGGACTCTGTAAAGATGAATACACACTAAATACATTCTGAAATTAAAATTGGTTTCAATACATTTTGTTCCCtcctttcaaaatcaaacaacgTTTCAACTTCCATAAAATCACCACCTCCAAAATTTCTACTCAATTCGGACTCAGATTCATCGAAAATAGACTCCTATATTATTCCTCAAAGCTCTGCAGAGGTGGCAGTTTGAGTTTTGTTTCCTTTCAAAGCAGTTGTAAGACACCAAGGAAGAACAGAAGCAAGAACAATGATCCGGTATTACTGCTCCTACAATTCCCTACATCATACTGATGTGAAGCGGGCGCTCGTGCAACCAATTTTACCGGAAAATAATTACAGATGGCTCTATCATCGATCAGTTTGTGCCTCTCTTATTTGTAAAGGATTTTAAAAAATATGGGTGGGGGAGAGGTGGGGTAGAAAAAAAGAAAGGGCGGGGGAGGGGGATATTTTTAAAAGCCACGTGGatttttaaaagggaaaaat
Proteins encoded:
- the LOC138868301 gene encoding uncharacterized protein, which gives rise to MWRLASGVLCDKRVSPLLKGKFYKAVVRPAMMYGAECWPVKNSHIQKMKVAEMRMLRWMCEHTRMDKIRNDDIREKVQVALIDDKMREARLIWFGHVQRRSPDAPVRRSEQLVVEGTRRGRGRPKKYWGEVIRQDMARLQISEGMTLDREMWRSSIRVVGEEVV